From one Pseudomonas sp. MYb118 genomic stretch:
- the glgA gene encoding glycogen synthase GlgA: MISAALDIQGERAHQPVGESSTVSTPSAQSISVPANRPMTPVAHQNPNRKRVLFVTSEIADLVKTGGLGDVSAALPRAMAHLHDVRVLIPGYPQVLHSENPIHIIGELGGHAALPPCKIGRMDMPDGLVIYVLICPELYEREGSPYGANNGRDWPDNHIRFARLGLAAADIAANLAQIHWCPDLVHAHDWPAGLAPAYMHWRGQRTPTLFTIHNLAYQGVTSLGCCPELGIPAHALQQEGMEFYGKMSFLKAGMAYSSHITTVSATYAQEITTPAFGCGLDGFLASKTQQGLLSGIPNGIDESWDAATDAHLFRPFAIGDWEGKAVNAAHVRELFGLADSEGPLFAVVSRLVYQKGLDLTEAVSEYIVKSGGQIAIIGRGEPEEEQSMRELALRFPGQIGVRIGFNETDARRMFAGSDFLLMPSRYEPCGLSQMYAQRFGSLPVARNTGGLADTIENGVTGFLFDESTVESYQEALSRAFKVFEFPGLLNAMRCRAMAAPFNWCKAVEPYAELYEQLVAKALGKAHKQ, translated from the coding sequence ATGATTAGTGCGGCATTAGATATTCAGGGAGAGCGTGCTCATCAGCCGGTCGGGGAATCGAGCACTGTCAGCACTCCGAGTGCCCAGTCGATCAGCGTACCGGCCAACCGGCCAATGACGCCGGTGGCTCATCAGAATCCCAACAGAAAGCGCGTGTTGTTCGTGACCTCGGAAATCGCCGACCTGGTCAAGACCGGCGGCCTGGGTGACGTATCGGCGGCACTGCCCCGGGCGATGGCACACCTGCACGACGTGCGCGTGTTGATCCCCGGTTATCCGCAAGTGCTGCACAGCGAAAACCCGATTCACATCATTGGTGAGCTCGGCGGGCATGCCGCCTTGCCACCGTGCAAGATCGGGCGCATGGACATGCCCGACGGCCTGGTCATCTATGTATTGATCTGCCCTGAACTCTACGAGCGCGAAGGTTCGCCCTACGGCGCCAACAACGGCCGCGACTGGCCGGACAACCACATCCGCTTCGCCCGCCTGGGCCTGGCCGCCGCCGATATCGCCGCCAACCTGGCGCAGATTCACTGGTGCCCGGACCTGGTCCACGCCCACGACTGGCCCGCCGGCCTGGCGCCGGCCTACATGCACTGGCGCGGGCAGCGCACACCGACCCTGTTCACCATTCACAACCTCGCCTATCAGGGCGTGACCAGCCTGGGCTGCTGCCCGGAGCTGGGCATACCCGCCCATGCCCTGCAACAGGAAGGCATGGAGTTCTACGGCAAGATGTCGTTCCTCAAGGCCGGCATGGCCTATTCGAGCCACATCACCACGGTCAGCGCCACCTATGCCCAGGAAATCACCACCCCGGCGTTCGGTTGCGGCCTGGATGGCTTCCTCGCGTCCAAGACCCAGCAAGGCCTGCTCAGCGGTATTCCCAATGGCATCGACGAGAGCTGGGACGCCGCCACCGATGCGCACCTGTTCCGCCCGTTCGCCATTGGCGACTGGGAAGGCAAGGCGGTCAACGCCGCCCACGTGCGTGAGCTGTTCGGCCTGGCGGACTCCGAAGGCCCGCTGTTTGCCGTGGTGTCACGCCTGGTCTACCAGAAAGGCCTGGACCTGACCGAAGCGGTGTCTGAGTACATTGTCAAATCCGGCGGGCAGATCGCGATCATCGGTCGCGGCGAGCCGGAAGAAGAACAGTCGATGCGCGAACTGGCCCTGCGTTTCCCCGGGCAGATCGGCGTGCGCATTGGCTTCAACGAAACCGATGCGCGGCGCATGTTCGCCGGCAGTGACTTCCTGCTGATGCCGTCGCGTTACGAGCCTTGCGGCCTGAGCCAGATGTACGCCCAGCGCTTCGGTTCGTTGCCGGTGGCGCGCAATACCGGCGGCCTGGCCGACACCATCGAAAACGGCGTGACCGGTTTCCTGTTCGACGAATCCACCGTGGAAAGCTACCAGGAAGCCCTGAGCCGGGCCTTCAAGGTGTTCGAGTTCCCCGGCCTGCTCAACGCCATGCGCTGCCGCGCGATGGCCGCGCCATTCAACTGGTGCAAAGCCGTCGAACCCTATGCCGAACTCTATGAACAACTGGTCGCCAAGGCCTTGGGGAAAGCGCACAAACAATAA
- the treZ gene encoding malto-oligosyltrehalose trehalohydrolase: MPLRTLETWPHGAIMLDAEHTRFALWAPDAFFVSVELENGQSLPLLPQADGWFVIKTRCKAGTRYRYNIDGEIEVPDPASRAQDGDITGHSIVVDPQAYAWQNSHWLGRPWNEAVIYELHVGALGGFAAVEQQLARLVELGITAIELMPIAQFPGERNWGYDGVLPYAPQASYGTPEQLKHLIDTAHGHGLAVILDVVYNHFGPDGNYLHRYAKGFFNEDKHTPWGAAIDFRQREVRDFFIDNALMWLLEYHFDGLRFDAVHAIQSPDFLQELARRVRDHVDPARHVWLTLENEHNQASLLEQGYDAQWNDDGHNALHVLLTGETDAYYADYADNPTEQLALCLSQGFVFQGHINHHGEARGEPSGHLPPNAFVLFLQNHDQIGNRAFGERLHQLAHPDALKAATALLLLSPMIPLLFMGDEFAAPEPFLFFTSHHGELAKLVREGRRSEFAAFSAFADPHKREQIPDPNDPQTFEASRPDLTAEQQSPVYQLYRQLLRLRHEHLVQHLPGTQALGADILGPGAVSARWRLGNGRQLRIDLNLSDRPVVHSPQADAALLFEHPPQSAGLLERGTLAPYSALVSLTAAAPLQPPDGERP; encoded by the coding sequence ATGCCGTTACGGACCCTCGAGACCTGGCCCCACGGCGCAATCATGCTGGACGCAGAGCACACGCGTTTTGCCTTGTGGGCGCCTGATGCGTTTTTTGTCAGTGTCGAACTGGAAAACGGACAATCCTTGCCGCTGCTGCCTCAGGCTGATGGCTGGTTCGTGATCAAGACCCGCTGCAAGGCGGGTACGCGTTACCGCTACAACATCGACGGTGAAATCGAAGTCCCCGACCCCGCCTCGCGGGCACAGGATGGCGATATCACCGGCCACAGCATCGTGGTCGACCCCCAAGCCTATGCCTGGCAGAACAGTCATTGGCTGGGGCGGCCGTGGAATGAGGCGGTCATCTACGAGTTGCACGTTGGCGCGCTGGGCGGTTTCGCGGCCGTCGAACAGCAACTGGCGCGCCTGGTGGAACTGGGCATCACCGCCATCGAGCTGATGCCGATCGCGCAATTTCCCGGTGAACGCAACTGGGGCTACGACGGGGTCCTGCCCTACGCGCCCCAGGCGTCCTATGGCACCCCCGAACAACTCAAACACCTGATCGACACCGCCCACGGCCACGGCCTGGCGGTGATCCTCGACGTGGTCTACAACCACTTCGGCCCCGACGGCAATTACCTGCATCGTTACGCCAAGGGCTTTTTCAACGAAGACAAGCACACCCCCTGGGGTGCGGCGATCGACTTTCGCCAGCGCGAAGTGCGGGACTTCTTCATCGACAACGCGCTGATGTGGCTGCTGGAATACCACTTCGACGGCCTGCGCTTCGACGCGGTACACGCCATCCAGAGCCCGGACTTTCTCCAGGAGCTGGCGCGCCGGGTGCGGGACCACGTCGACCCGGCGCGGCATGTGTGGCTTACCCTCGAGAACGAACACAACCAGGCGAGTCTGCTGGAGCAAGGCTACGACGCGCAGTGGAACGACGACGGCCATAACGCCCTGCACGTGCTGCTGACCGGTGAAACCGACGCCTATTACGCGGATTACGCCGACAACCCCACCGAGCAACTGGCCCTTTGTCTGAGCCAGGGTTTTGTCTTCCAGGGGCACATCAACCACCATGGCGAAGCTCGCGGTGAGCCCAGCGGACATTTGCCGCCCAACGCCTTCGTGCTGTTTTTGCAGAACCATGACCAGATCGGCAACCGCGCCTTTGGTGAACGCCTGCACCAGTTGGCTCACCCCGATGCCTTGAAAGCCGCCACGGCGCTGTTGCTGCTGTCGCCGATGATTCCGCTGCTGTTCATGGGTGACGAGTTCGCCGCCCCGGAGCCGTTCCTGTTCTTCACCAGCCACCACGGTGAGCTGGCCAAGCTGGTGCGTGAAGGACGGCGCAGCGAGTTTGCCGCGTTCAGTGCATTTGCCGACCCGCACAAGCGTGAGCAGATCCCCGACCCGAACGACCCGCAGACCTTTGAAGCTTCGCGGCCGGATTTGACAGCGGAGCAACAATCGCCGGTTTATCAGCTGTATCGACAATTGCTGCGCTTGCGCCACGAACACCTGGTCCAACACCTGCCCGGCACCCAGGCGCTGGGCGCGGACATCCTCGGCCCAGGTGCAGTCTCGGCACGCTGGCGGCTGGGCAATGGCCGTCAACTGCGAATCGACCTGAACCTCAGCGACCGGCCCGTAGTCCACTCCCCACAGGCCGACGCAGCGTTGTTGTTCGAACACCCGCCGCAATCCGCCGGCCTGCTGGAACGGGGCACCCTGGCCCCTTATAGCGCGCTCGTCAGCCTCACGGCTGCAGCCCCTTTGCAACCCCCGGATGGAGAGCGCCCATGA
- the malQ gene encoding 4-alpha-glucanotransferase — translation MSDAQLEILATQAGLAVDWIDANGRAQKVEPAVLRNVLIGLGHPAATTQEIDASLLELQQVQLTRHLPPLLTVDFGAGLDLSRYFAPETPCEVHLEDGARLNLKLNGEAVLPGLIPVGYQHVDIDGQSFTLAVAPTRCYSVGDAVDNPIPRAWGLSVQLYSLRRPGDGGFGDTQALEDLVRVAGERGAEAVAISPLHAMFSSDTQRYSPYSPSSRLFLNSLYAAPGAILGERALRTAIDSTGLAADLKHLEALPLIDWPVAAEVKQRVLQALYEGFVHGEHPLHADFSSYRHAAGEALENHCRFEAIQEIRAAKGESLDWREWPEQWRDPRSAALAAFAEENAGRIGYFAFCQWLITRCLERAQAAARSAGMSIGLIADLAVGADGGGSQAWSRQDELLASLTVGAPPDILNRQGQGWGISAFSPEGLVRNGFRAFIEMLRANFAHAGGLRIDHVMGLQRLWVIPNGSPPADGAYLYYPIDDLLRLLALESHRHQAIVLGEDLGTVPDGLREKLIARSILGMRVMLFEQDNAHFKPILDWPDSALATTSTHDLPTLNGWWHGRDIDWNSRLGLVDGQGEIDWRQHREREREGLRRVLSEDPQNFREEHNETDQVLDAAIRFLGHTRAPLVLLPLEDALGIEQQANLPGTVHTHPNWSRRLPGDSETLLDGDDAARRLELLACARLQAAERDR, via the coding sequence ATGAGCGATGCACAACTGGAAATACTGGCGACCCAGGCGGGCCTGGCGGTGGACTGGATCGACGCCAATGGCCGAGCGCAAAAAGTCGAGCCGGCGGTTTTACGCAACGTACTGATTGGCCTGGGTCACCCGGCCGCCACCACCCAGGAAATCGACGCCAGCCTGCTGGAATTGCAACAGGTGCAACTGACCCGGCACCTGCCGCCGCTGTTGACCGTCGACTTTGGCGCAGGCCTGGATCTGTCGCGCTACTTCGCGCCTGAAACCCCGTGCGAGGTTCACCTCGAAGACGGCGCCCGCCTCAACCTGAAACTCAACGGCGAGGCCGTATTGCCCGGGTTGATCCCGGTCGGTTACCAGCACGTCGACATCGACGGCCAGTCGTTTACCCTGGCCGTGGCACCGACCCGCTGCTACAGCGTCGGCGATGCCGTGGACAATCCGATCCCGCGTGCCTGGGGCCTGAGCGTGCAGTTGTATTCGCTGCGCCGGCCCGGCGACGGCGGATTCGGCGACACCCAGGCCCTGGAAGATCTGGTGCGGGTGGCCGGTGAACGCGGTGCCGAAGCGGTAGCGATCAGCCCGCTGCACGCGATGTTCAGCAGCGACACGCAACGCTACAGCCCCTACTCGCCCTCCAGCCGCCTTTTCCTCAACAGCCTGTACGCCGCCCCCGGAGCGATCCTCGGTGAACGTGCCCTGCGTACGGCCATCGACAGCACCGGACTGGCGGCCGACCTCAAGCATCTTGAAGCGCTGCCGCTGATCGACTGGCCCGTTGCCGCTGAAGTCAAACAGCGCGTGTTGCAGGCGTTATACGAAGGCTTCGTCCACGGCGAACACCCCCTGCACGCCGACTTCAGCAGTTATCGCCATGCCGCCGGCGAAGCCCTGGAAAATCACTGCCGCTTCGAAGCGATTCAGGAAATCCGTGCAGCCAAGGGCGAATCGCTGGACTGGCGCGAGTGGCCCGAACAATGGCGCGACCCGCGCAGCGCCGCATTGGCGGCCTTCGCCGAAGAGAACGCCGGGCGCATCGGTTACTTTGCCTTCTGCCAATGGCTGATCACCCGCTGCCTGGAACGTGCGCAAGCGGCGGCCCGCAGCGCCGGCATGAGCATCGGCCTGATCGCCGACCTTGCGGTCGGGGCCGACGGCGGTGGCAGCCAGGCCTGGAGCCGCCAGGATGAATTGCTCGCGTCACTGACCGTGGGTGCGCCGCCGGATATTCTCAATCGCCAGGGTCAGGGCTGGGGCATTTCCGCGTTTTCCCCCGAAGGCCTGGTGCGCAATGGCTTTCGCGCGTTCATTGAAATGCTGCGGGCCAACTTCGCCCACGCCGGCGGCCTGCGCATTGATCACGTCATGGGCCTGCAACGACTGTGGGTGATTCCCAATGGCTCGCCGCCCGCTGACGGGGCCTACCTTTATTACCCCATCGACGACCTGTTGCGCCTGTTGGCGCTCGAATCCCATCGCCATCAGGCCATCGTCCTCGGTGAAGACCTGGGCACAGTGCCCGACGGCCTGCGGGAAAAACTCATAGCCCGCTCGATCCTCGGCATGCGCGTGATGCTGTTCGAGCAGGACAACGCACACTTCAAGCCGATACTCGACTGGCCCGACAGCGCCCTCGCCACCACCAGCACCCATGACCTGCCCACGCTCAATGGCTGGTGGCATGGTCGCGACATCGACTGGAACTCCAGGCTTGGCCTGGTCGATGGCCAGGGTGAAATCGACTGGCGCCAGCACCGCGAACGTGAACGCGAGGGGCTGCGCCGGGTGCTCAGCGAAGACCCGCAGAACTTTCGCGAGGAACACAACGAAACCGACCAGGTGCTCGACGCGGCCATTCGCTTTCTCGGCCACACCCGTGCGCCGCTGGTGTTGCTGCCGCTGGAGGATGCCCTGGGCATTGAGCAGCAGGCCAACCTGCCAGGCACGGTGCACACTCACCCGAACTGGTCGCGCCGCCTGCCCGGCGACAGCGAAACCCTGCTCGACGGCGACGACGCCGCCCGACGCCTGGAGTTGCTGGCCTGTGCGCGCCTTCAGGCTGCCGAGCGTGACCGATGA
- a CDS encoding malto-oligosyltrehalose synthase has product MSAPRATLRLQFHKGFTLDQAVPLVPYFARLGISHVYASPLLSARAGSMHGYDVVDPTRVNPELGGEAALRRLVDALRAHDMGLILDIVSNHMAVGGGDNPWWLDLLAWGRLSPYGEFFDIQWHSPDPLMEGQLLLPFLGSDYGVALQDGTLPLHFDAQRGAFHVEHYDHHFPICPMHYGELLRADHEQLKALADRFSTLSYQTDAHSLARPLQEELRELARDPAVLQTIERNLKSYDSQTADGFQRLHQLLEQQSYRLASWRTAADDINWRRFFDINELGGLRVERPAVFEATHAKIFELIAQGLIDGLRIDHIDGLADPRGYCRKLRRRVDSLSPQRHLPIYVEKILGEGETLHRDWSVDGTTGYEFMNQLSLLQHDPAGADTLGQLWQRVSERPADFAQEAQLARQQILNGSLAGDFESVAQALLQVARDDLMTRDLTLGAIRRALQELIVHFPVYRTYISPCGRSAQDEVFFQQAMDGARQTLGEADWPVLDCLARWLGGETWRQRPRGRSRKILRHACVRFQQLTSPAAAKAVEDTAFYRSAVLLSRNDVGFSTEQFSAPPADFHAECLNRLQTFPHNLLATATHDHKRGEDSRVRLAVLSERSAWFAEQVPLWQTLARPLREDDHMPSAGDELILYQALLGSWPLDLHSDDSAALKDYTQRVWQWQQKALREAKLQSSWSAPNDAYEQASRQFLERLLQSTEGEWLRSALEKAAMAIAVPGALNGLAQTLLRMTVPGIPDLYQGNEYWDFSLVDPDNRRPVDYASRQQAIASDLEPQALLANWRDGRIKQALIARTLRLRAEHAELFSRGSYEALEVVGSEAHRVLAFARTHGQQRAIVIVPIRCAGLLKNSAEPHVDAPRWGDTRVQLPFTSPEENLKGLFASVAVTKNRELTIGAALGDFPVNLFIQSLSSVQEHGDEYRR; this is encoded by the coding sequence ATGAGTGCGCCTCGCGCCACGCTGCGCCTGCAATTTCATAAGGGCTTTACCCTCGATCAGGCGGTGCCGCTGGTGCCCTACTTCGCCCGCCTGGGCATCAGCCATGTCTACGCCTCACCCTTGCTCAGCGCCCGCGCCGGTTCCATGCACGGCTACGACGTGGTCGACCCCACCCGGGTCAACCCGGAACTGGGCGGCGAAGCGGCACTGCGGCGGCTGGTCGATGCCCTGCGCGCCCACGATATGGGGCTGATCCTCGACATCGTCTCCAACCACATGGCCGTCGGTGGCGGCGACAACCCCTGGTGGCTGGACCTGCTGGCCTGGGGCCGGTTGAGCCCTTACGGCGAGTTCTTCGACATCCAGTGGCATTCCCCCGACCCGCTGATGGAAGGCCAGTTGCTGCTGCCGTTCCTGGGCAGCGATTACGGCGTTGCCTTGCAGGACGGCACCCTGCCCTTGCATTTCGATGCGCAGCGCGGTGCCTTTCATGTCGAGCACTACGACCACCATTTCCCGATCTGCCCGATGCACTACGGTGAATTGCTGCGCGCTGACCACGAGCAGCTCAAGGCATTGGCCGACCGCTTCAGCACCTTGAGCTACCAGACCGACGCCCACAGCCTGGCGAGACCGCTGCAAGAGGAACTGCGCGAGCTGGCCCGCGACCCGGCGGTGTTGCAAACCATCGAGCGCAACCTCAAGAGCTACGACTCTCAGACCGCGGACGGTTTCCAGCGTCTGCACCAGTTGCTGGAGCAGCAGAGCTACCGACTGGCCAGTTGGCGCACGGCGGCAGACGACATCAACTGGCGGCGCTTTTTCGATATCAACGAACTGGGCGGCCTGCGCGTCGAACGCCCCGCGGTGTTCGAGGCGACCCACGCGAAAATTTTCGAGCTGATCGCCCAGGGCCTGATCGACGGGTTGCGCATCGACCACATCGACGGCCTGGCCGACCCTCGCGGTTACTGCCGCAAGTTGCGCCGTCGGGTCGACAGCCTGTCGCCGCAGCGGCACTTGCCGATCTACGTCGAGAAGATTCTCGGTGAAGGTGAAACCCTGCACCGCGACTGGTCGGTGGACGGTACCACCGGCTATGAATTCATGAACCAGTTGTCGTTGCTGCAACACGACCCTGCCGGCGCCGACACGCTTGGCCAGTTGTGGCAGCGCGTCAGCGAGCGGCCCGCGGACTTTGCCCAGGAAGCGCAACTGGCACGCCAGCAGATCCTCAACGGCTCGCTGGCCGGTGATTTCGAGAGTGTCGCCCAGGCTCTGTTGCAGGTGGCCCGCGACGACCTGATGACCCGCGACCTGACTCTTGGCGCGATCCGCCGGGCGTTGCAGGAACTGATCGTGCACTTCCCGGTGTACCGCACCTACATCAGCCCCTGTGGTCGCTCGGCGCAGGACGAAGTATTTTTCCAGCAGGCCATGGACGGCGCCCGACAAACCCTCGGCGAAGCCGACTGGCCGGTGCTCGATTGCCTGGCCCGCTGGCTCGGCGGCGAGACCTGGCGCCAGCGGCCAAGGGGGCGTTCGCGCAAGATCCTGCGGCATGCCTGCGTGCGTTTCCAGCAACTGACCTCGCCAGCGGCGGCCAAGGCCGTGGAAGACACCGCGTTCTACCGCTCGGCGGTGCTGTTGTCGCGCAACGACGTGGGATTCAGCACCGAACAGTTCAGCGCTCCGCCCGCCGACTTCCATGCCGAGTGCCTCAATCGTCTGCAAACTTTTCCGCACAACCTGCTGGCCACCGCCACCCATGACCACAAACGCGGCGAGGACAGCCGCGTCCGGCTGGCGGTGTTGAGCGAGCGCAGCGCCTGGTTCGCCGAGCAAGTGCCGCTGTGGCAAACCCTGGCCCGACCGTTGCGCGAAGACGACCACATGCCCTCGGCCGGCGATGAGCTGATTCTGTATCAGGCCCTGCTCGGCAGCTGGCCATTGGATCTGCACAGCGACGACAGCGCCGCCCTGAAGGACTACACCCAACGGGTGTGGCAGTGGCAGCAGAAAGCCTTGCGCGAGGCCAAACTGCAAAGCAGCTGGAGCGCGCCCAATGACGCCTACGAACAGGCCAGCCGGCAGTTTCTCGAACGGTTGCTGCAAAGCACCGAGGGCGAATGGTTGCGCAGCGCCCTGGAAAAAGCCGCGATGGCCATCGCCGTGCCTGGCGCCCTCAACGGCCTGGCGCAAACTTTGCTGCGCATGACCGTGCCGGGCATACCTGATCTTTACCAGGGCAACGAGTATTGGGACTTCTCGCTGGTCGATCCGGATAACCGGCGCCCGGTGGATTACGCCAGCCGCCAGCAGGCCATCGCCAGCGATCTCGAGCCGCAGGCGCTGCTGGCCAACTGGCGGGACGGGCGCATCAAGCAAGCCTTGATTGCCCGCACATTACGCCTGCGCGCCGAGCATGCCGAGCTGTTCAGTCGTGGCAGCTACGAGGCGCTGGAAGTGGTCGGCAGTGAGGCCCATCGGGTGCTGGCGTTTGCCCGTACCCATGGGCAACAACGGGCCATCGTGATCGTGCCGATTCGCTGCGCCGGGCTGCTGAAAAACAGTGCCGAACCCCACGTTGACGCGCCCCGTTGGGGCGATACGCGGGTGCAATTACCGTTCACCTCCCCTGAAGAAAATCTGAAGGGACTTTTTGCAAGCGTCGCAGTCACAAAAAACAGGGAACTGACGATTGGCGCTGCGCTGGGAGACTTCCCGGTCAATCTCTTTATCCAATCCTTGAGTTCGGTTCAGGAGCATGGCGATGAGTACAGACGATAA
- a CDS encoding DUF2934 domain-containing protein — MSTDDKRIREFAYQIWESEGKPEGHEARHWEMARKLAEAEALAPKKSPKASGSKTPATKTATAKVANGKAGEPKAKAKAKPAAAAKVVPPGEKSAEKKPRAARKPPAV; from the coding sequence ATGAGTACAGACGATAAACGCATTCGCGAATTTGCCTATCAGATCTGGGAGTCGGAGGGCAAACCGGAAGGCCATGAGGCCCGCCACTGGGAAATGGCGCGCAAACTGGCTGAAGCCGAAGCCCTCGCCCCGAAAAAATCGCCCAAGGCCAGCGGCAGCAAAACGCCCGCCACCAAGACGGCCACCGCCAAGGTCGCGAACGGCAAGGCGGGCGAGCCGAAGGCCAAAGCCAAGGCCAAGCCGGCCGCGGCGGCGAAGGTCGTGCCGCCTGGGGAAAAGTCCGCCGAAAAGAAACCCCGCGCAGCACGTAAACCGCCGGCGGTCTGA
- the glgX gene encoding glycogen debranching protein GlgX: MSSAKKSAPEPLAEPTRIREGLPFPLGATWDGLGVNFALFSANATKVELCIFDDSGEVELERIELPEYTDEIYHGYLPDAHPGLIYGYRVYGPYDPANGHRFNHNKLLIDPYAKQLVGQLKWSEALFGYTIGHPDADLSFDERDSAPFVPKCKVIDPAHTWGHDHRVSVPWDKTIIYETHVRGISMRHPSVPDNVRGTFAGLMVDDVLEHIRKLGVSSVELLPIHAFVNDQHLLHKGMTNYWGYNSIAFFAPDPRYLASGKIAEFKEMVAHLHEANLEVILDVVYNHTAEGNEQGPTLSMRGIDNASYYRLMPDDKRFYINDSGTGNTLDLSHPCVLQMVTDSLRYWASEMHVDGFRFDLATILGRYHDGFDERHSFLVACRQDPVLRQVKMIAEPWDCGPGGYQVGGFPPGWVEWNDKFRDTVRSFWKGDDGQLADFASRMTASGEMFNQRGRRPYSSVNFITAHDGFTLNDLVSYNDKHNEANDENNQDGSNNNLSWNHGVEGPTDDPEINALRHRQMRNFFATLLLAQGTPMLVAGDEFARTQDGNNNAYCQDSEIGWVNWDLSTDGKALLKFVKRLIKLRLSYPILRRGRFLVGSYNEDIGVKDVTWLAPDGNEMSTEQWQESHGRCLGMLLDGRAQETGIRRKGADATLLLVVNAHHDIVNFTLPEVPEGIDWTCLVDTNQPSIRGQERFEFGHQYSVTGRSLLLFELQREEEE; encoded by the coding sequence ATGAGCAGTGCAAAAAAATCCGCGCCAGAACCGCTCGCCGAGCCAACGCGCATTCGGGAGGGCCTGCCCTTCCCGCTGGGCGCCACCTGGGATGGGCTGGGGGTCAATTTTGCGTTGTTTTCCGCCAACGCCACCAAGGTCGAGCTGTGCATCTTCGATGACAGCGGCGAGGTGGAACTGGAGCGCATCGAGCTGCCGGAATACACCGACGAGATCTACCACGGCTACCTGCCCGACGCCCATCCGGGGCTGATCTACGGCTACCGCGTCTACGGCCCGTACGACCCGGCCAATGGTCATCGCTTCAACCACAACAAACTGCTGATCGACCCCTACGCCAAGCAACTGGTCGGCCAGTTGAAATGGTCCGAGGCGCTGTTCGGCTACACCATCGGCCACCCCGACGCCGACCTCAGCTTCGACGAACGCGACAGCGCGCCGTTCGTGCCCAAGTGCAAGGTCATCGACCCGGCGCACACCTGGGGCCACGACCATCGGGTCAGCGTGCCGTGGGACAAGACCATCATCTACGAGACCCACGTGCGCGGCATCAGCATGCGTCACCCCTCGGTACCGGACAACGTACGCGGCACCTTCGCCGGCCTGATGGTCGACGACGTGCTGGAGCACATCCGCAAGCTCGGCGTGTCGTCCGTCGAGCTGCTGCCGATCCACGCCTTCGTCAATGACCAGCACCTGTTGCACAAGGGCATGACCAACTACTGGGGCTACAACAGCATCGCCTTCTTCGCCCCCGACCCGCGCTACCTGGCCAGCGGCAAGATCGCCGAGTTCAAGGAAATGGTCGCGCACCTGCACGAAGCCAACCTGGAAGTGATCCTCGACGTGGTCTACAACCACACCGCCGAGGGCAACGAACAGGGGCCGACCCTGTCCATGCGCGGCATCGACAACGCCTCGTATTACCGCCTGATGCCTGACGACAAGCGCTTCTACATCAACGATTCCGGCACCGGCAACACCCTGGACCTGAGCCACCCGTGCGTGTTGCAGATGGTCACCGACTCGCTGCGCTACTGGGCGTCGGAGATGCACGTCGATGGTTTCCGCTTTGACCTGGCGACCATCCTCGGCCGTTATCACGACGGTTTCGACGAACGCCACAGCTTCCTCGTCGCCTGCCGCCAGGACCCGGTGCTGCGCCAGGTGAAGATGATCGCCGAGCCCTGGGACTGCGGCCCCGGCGGCTATCAGGTCGGTGGTTTCCCGCCCGGCTGGGTCGAATGGAACGACAAATTCCGCGACACCGTGCGCTCGTTCTGGAAAGGCGACGACGGCCAACTGGCCGATTTCGCCAGCCGCATGACCGCCTCCGGCGAGATGTTCAACCAGCGTGGCCGTCGCCCCTATTCGTCGGTGAACTTCATCACCGCCCACGACGGTTTCACCCTCAACGACCTGGTCTCGTACAACGACAAGCACAACGAAGCCAACGACGAAAACAACCAGGACGGCAGCAACAACAACCTGTCCTGGAACCACGGTGTCGAAGGCCCGACCGACGACCCCGAGATCAATGCGCTGCGTCATCGGCAGATGCGCAACTTCTTTGCCACGCTGCTGCTGGCCCAGGGCACGCCGATGCTGGTGGCCGGCGACGAGTTCGCCCGCACCCAGGACGGCAATAACAATGCCTACTGCCAAGACAGCGAAATCGGCTGGGTCAACTGGGATCTCAGCACCGATGGCAAGGCCTTGCTCAAGTTCGTCAAGCGCCTGATCAAGTTGCGCCTTTCCTACCCGATCCTGCGTCGCGGGCGCTTTCTTGTCGGCAGTTACAACGAGGACATCGGCGTCAAGGACGTCACCTGGCTGGCGCCGGATGGCAACGAGATGAGCACCGAACAATGGCAGGAATCCCACGGTCGTTGCCTGGGCATGCTGCTCGACGGTCGCGCCCAGGAAACCGGCATTCGTCGCAAAGGCGCGGATGCGACGCTGCTGTTGGTGGTCAACGCCCACCACGACATCGTCAATTTCACTCTGCCGGAGGTGCCGGAGGGCATCGACTGGACCTGTCTGGTCGATACCAACCAGCCTTCCATCCGTGGCCAGGAGCGCTTCGAGTTCGGCCACCAGTATTCGGTGACCGGCCGTTCGCTGCTGTTGTTCGAATTGCAGCGTGAGGAAGAGGAATGA